The sequence TCACCGGGCCGCTGTTCATCGGGCGCGACACCCACGTGCTGTCGGCTCCGGCCGAGCGCACGGCGCTCGAAGTCCTGGCCGGCAACGGGGTGACGGTGCTCGCCGACGCCGAGGGCGGCTACGTGCCGACGCCCGTGGTGAGTCACGCGATCCTGGTCTACAACAACGACCCCTCCCACGACGACCAGGCCGACGGGATCGTGGTGACGCCGAGCCACAACCCGCCCCGCGACGGCGGCTTCAAGTACAACCCGCCGCACGGCGGCCCCGCCGACAGCGACGCCACCTCGTGGATCGCGAACCGCGCCAACGAGATCATCGCGGCCGGCAGCGGCGACGTGCGGCGCGGCGAGGCCGCCCCCGGCAGGCACGACTTCCTCCGCGGCTACGTCGACGACCTGGCGAACGTCATCGACTTCGACGCGGTCAAGAAGGCCGGCGTGCGTATCGGCGCCGACCCCCTCGGCGGCGCGAGCGTCGAGTACTGGGCCGCGATCCGCGACACCTACGGTCTCGACCTGACGGTCCTGAACCCCGAGGTCGACCCGACCTGGCGTTTCATGACTCTCGACTGGGACGAGAAGATCCGCATGGACCCGTCGAGCGCGTCGGTCATGGCGAGCGTCGTCTCCCGGAAGGACGAGTTCGACATCGTCACCGGCAACGACGCCGACGCCGACCGCCACGGCATCGTGACGCCCGACGGCGGGCTGATGAACCCCAACCACTACCTCGCGGTCGCGATCGACTACCTGTACGCGCACCGCCCCGACTGGCGGCCCGACGCGGCGATCGGCAAGACGCTCGTGTCGTCGTCGATCATCGACCGCGTCGCCGACGACCTCGGCCGCCGGCTGTGGGAGGTGCCGGTCGGGTTCAAGTGGTTCGTCCCGGGCCTGGTCGACGGGAGCGTCGCCTTCGGCGGGGAGGAGAGCGCCGGTGCGTCGTTCCTCCGCCGCGACGGCTCGGTCTGGACCACCGACAAAGACGGCATCATCCTCGCCCTCCTGGCCAGCGAGATCCTGGCTGTCACGGGCAAGTCGCCCTCCGCGCTCTACCGCGGACTCA comes from Frondihabitans peucedani and encodes:
- the pgm gene encoding phosphoglucomutase (alpha-D-glucose-1,6-bisphosphate-dependent) — protein: MTDRAGTYAQDSDLIDPEAVTAAYYDLVPDVADPSQKVVFGTSGHRGSSLDAAFNEAHIAAITQAIVEYRTGQGITGPLFIGRDTHVLSAPAERTALEVLAGNGVTVLADAEGGYVPTPVVSHAILVYNNDPSHDDQADGIVVTPSHNPPRDGGFKYNPPHGGPADSDATSWIANRANEIIAAGSGDVRRGEAAPGRHDFLRGYVDDLANVIDFDAVKKAGVRIGADPLGGASVEYWAAIRDTYGLDLTVLNPEVDPTWRFMTLDWDEKIRMDPSSASVMASVVSRKDEFDIVTGNDADADRHGIVTPDGGLMNPNHYLAVAIDYLYAHRPDWRPDAAIGKTLVSSSIIDRVADDLGRRLWEVPVGFKWFVPGLVDGSVAFGGEESAGASFLRRDGSVWTTDKDGIILALLASEILAVTGKSPSALYRGLTERFGDPVYQRVDAAASKEQKARLGKLSGDDITATELAGDPIVAKLSEAPGNGAAVGGVKVVTEKAWFAARPSGTEDVYKIYAESFEGPEHLKRVQEEAKTIVDAALGA